Part of the Candidatus Brocadiaceae bacterium genome, AGGGTTGAAAGCCGTTGCGCGTCCGGGTAGCGTCTTCGCTCTGGGTAACTTGACGGCCCGATCGAACGGAGGATCAGGATCGATGCCACCGACGGAACTCAGAATCGGCGTCATCGGCGCCGGCGGACGCGGCCGGCTGGCCTGGCACGCCCACAAGCCGGATGAGGGCGTCCGCATCGTGGCCGGGGCGGACGTGCGGCGGGCCGCGCTCGAACAACTCAAGGAGCGCTGCGGCCCGGAGACCTTCGTCACCGACGACTATCGCCGGATCCTGGACCGCGACGACGTCGACGTGGTGTTCGTGACCACGCCGGACTACCTCCACGAGGAGCACGCCGTCGCCGCCCTTTGCGCGGGCAAGCACGTCTACCTCGAGAAGCCGATGGCGATCACCATCGCCGGCTGCGACCGCATCCTGCGCACCGCGTACGAAACCGGCCGCAAGGTTTACGCCGGCCACAACATGCGCCACATGACGTTCGTGCGGAGGATGAAGGAACTGATCGACGGCGGCGCCATCGGCGAGGTCAAGACGGGCTGGTGCCGGCACTTCGTCGGTTACGGCGGCGATGCCTACTACAAGGACTGGCACGCCGAGCGCAGCAAGTCGACGAGCCTGCTCCTGCAGAAAGGCGCGCACGACATCGACGTGCTCCACTGGCTCTGCGGCGGCTACACGTGCCGCGTGACGGCCATGGGCGCCCTGACGCTCTACGACCGCATCACCGATCGGCGGTCCCCCGAGGAGCCGCCCGACGTGTCCTGGCGCATGGAAAACTGGCCCCCGCTGTCCCAGACGCGCCTGAATCCCGTCATCGACGTCGAAGACCTGAACATGATGCTCATGGCGCTCGACAACGGGGTGCTCTGCTCCTACCAGCAATGCCACTACGCACCGGACGGCTGGCGCAATTACACCATCATCGGCACCGAGGGCCGCATCGAGAACTTCGGCGACTCGCCGGGGCACTGCGAGGTCCGGCTCTGGAACCGCCGGGCGCACTACAACGGCGAAGGCGACGAACGCTTCCCCATCCCGGCCGTGTCCGGCGGACACGGCGGCGCGGACCCGGCCATCGTGGACGAGTTCGTGCGCTACGTGCGCGACGGTGCGAAGGTCTCCACGAGCCCCGTGGCCGCGCGGTTCAGCGTCGCCGCCGGCTGCCAGGCCGCCGCATCGCTCCGCAACGGGAGTGAGCCGATGGACGTGCCGCCGCTGCCGCTGGAGATCATCGAGCACTTTGCGCGGGACGTGCAATAGGAGCGGAAGGGCCGTTCAGACCTTGACGGCGCGGCCTTCGGCGTCCGACTCGAAGCAGGCGTCGAGGACCTTCTGAACGGCGGCGCCGCGGGCGAAGTCCGGCTGGTCGTTGACGCCCGTGCGGATGCTCTTGATGAACCGCTGGTAGATCGTCGGCGTGGCCGCGCACCGGACGGTCGACCACTCCTGCGTTCGGATGTTCCTGCCCCGGCAGACCTGCAGCTCGGTGTAGGACCTGTCCAGGTCGACGATGATGCCGCCCTCCTCGCCGTAGACCCGCAGCAGCAGCGAGTTCTTGTGGCCCGTCGCCCAGCGCGTGGTGTGGATGGTGCCGATCGCGCCGTCGGCCGTCTCGACGGTGATGACGGCCGAGTCGTTGGCGTCCAGCCTGTACTCCCCGATCCGGTCGCCCCTGGCCTTCGGGAAGGTCTTCAGGCGGCAGTTGACGGAGCGGATGTCGCCGGCCGCGTAGGAGGCGAAGTCGATGATGTGCACGCCGATGTCGCCGAGCACGCCCTTGCTGCCGTGCGCGGTCGAAAGCCGCCAGAGCCAGGCGCTGCCCGAACGCCAGTCGCCCCAGTGGCTCGACGTGAGCCAGCTCTGCAGGTAGCTCGCCTCCACGTGCATGACGCGGCCGATGTCGCCCCGCCGGATCATGTCGTGCGCACGGTGGATGGCCGCGGAGTTGCGGTAGGAGAAGTTGACCATGCTGACGACGCCCTTGCGTTTTGCAGCGGCCGCCATCCTGCGGGCGTCCGGGTAGTTCGTCGCCAGCGGCTTCTCGCAGAGCACGTGCCTGCCGGCCGCGATGGCCCTGAGCGAGACGGGCGCATGGGCGGCGTCGGACGTGACGTTGCTGAGCGCGTCGAACTCGACCTCGGCCAGCATCTCGTCCAGGTTGCTGAAGGCGTGCGGCATGCCGTGGCGCTCGGCGAAGGCCCTGGCGCGCTCGGGGACCACGTCGCAGGCGGCGACGAGCTTGCACCCCTTGATGTCCGCATAGGCCCGGGCATGGGTGTTGGCCATGCCGCCCGTCCCGACAATCGCGATTCGGATCATGCGAAGTCCCCTGCACTTGTGACGCGAGAACGCGGGACATTCTGCCGGATTCCACCGCCTGCGTCCAGGGCGTTC contains:
- a CDS encoding Gfo/Idh/MocA family oxidoreductase — encoded protein: MPPTELRIGVIGAGGRGRLAWHAHKPDEGVRIVAGADVRRAALEQLKERCGPETFVTDDYRRILDRDDVDVVFVTTPDYLHEEHAVAALCAGKHVYLEKPMAITIAGCDRILRTAYETGRKVYAGHNMRHMTFVRRMKELIDGGAIGEVKTGWCRHFVGYGGDAYYKDWHAERSKSTSLLLQKGAHDIDVLHWLCGGYTCRVTAMGALTLYDRITDRRSPEEPPDVSWRMENWPPLSQTRLNPVIDVEDLNMMLMALDNGVLCSYQQCHYAPDGWRNYTIIGTEGRIENFGDSPGHCEVRLWNRRAHYNGEGDERFPIPAVSGGHGGADPAIVDEFVRYVRDGAKVSTSPVAARFSVAAGCQAAASLRNGSEPMDVPPLPLEIIEHFARDVQ
- a CDS encoding Gfo/Idh/MocA family oxidoreductase; amino-acid sequence: MIRIAIVGTGGMANTHARAYADIKGCKLVAACDVVPERARAFAERHGMPHAFSNLDEMLAEVEFDALSNVTSDAAHAPVSLRAIAAGRHVLCEKPLATNYPDARRMAAAAKRKGVVSMVNFSYRNSAAIHRAHDMIRRGDIGRVMHVEASYLQSWLTSSHWGDWRSGSAWLWRLSTAHGSKGVLGDIGVHIIDFASYAAGDIRSVNCRLKTFPKARGDRIGEYRLDANDSAVITVETADGAIGTIHTTRWATGHKNSLLLRVYGEEGGIIVDLDRSYTELQVCRGRNIRTQEWSTVRCAATPTIYQRFIKSIRTGVNDQPDFARGAAVQKVLDACFESDAEGRAVKV